A single Streptomyces sp. NBC_01381 DNA region contains:
- a CDS encoding helix-turn-helix transcriptional regulator translates to MSNTKALPLLEPDVEPCCPPLTERPLTADEAVRTAAMFKALGDPVRLRLFSLVASHEGGEACVCDISDVGVSQPTVSHHLKKLREAGLLTSERRGTWVYYRVEPSVLAAMGQMLRLPTWRRTRTS, encoded by the coding sequence ATGTCGAACACGAAGGCCCTGCCGCTCCTCGAGCCGGACGTCGAGCCCTGCTGCCCGCCGCTGACCGAGCGCCCCCTCACCGCCGACGAGGCGGTGCGGACGGCCGCGATGTTCAAGGCGCTCGGCGACCCGGTCAGGCTTCGACTGTTCTCGCTGGTCGCGTCGCACGAGGGCGGCGAGGCATGCGTGTGCGACATCTCCGACGTCGGCGTCTCCCAGCCGACCGTCTCCCACCACCTCAAGAAGCTCCGCGAGGCGGGCCTGCTGACCTCCGAGCGGCGCGGCACCTGGGTCTACTACCGGGTCGAGCCGTCGGTGCTCGCCGCCATGGGGCAAATGCTGCGGCTGCCTACTTGGCGGCGAACCCGTACATCATGA
- a CDS encoding ABC transporter permease has product MLKATLRSFLAHKGRLLLSALAVILSVAFVAGSLIFSDTVARTFDRLFASTSADVTVEPKEDLDEAIPSGQTPTIPASLADRVSKVDGVARTRIDAAVDNITVVDSENDSVGPTTGAPTIATNWLVTDRSPVELTSGHAPRGKDQALLDADTADKKDVEIGDTLTVLAGPGSFKVEVVGIVTFTTTNPGAALVYLDTPTAQRELLGDKDAATGISVDAAAGVSDTVLKRRVAAELGSGYDLKTADEQADSAASELGGFLDVIKYVMLGFAGIAVLVGIFLIVNTFSMLIAQRTRELGLLRALGADRRQVRRSVLTEAVLLGVVGSTVGLAVGIGLAAGLIELMGLLGMNLKSTEMVIGWATPVASYVVGVGVTFVAAYLPARRAAQVSPMAALADAEIAGVGRPLKVRALIGSLVALAGAAALVGCATSEKTSSAASLLGLGLVLTLIATVIAGPLLVRPVIRVLGGAFPAVFGSIGRMSQRNALRNPRRTGATAAALMVGLALVTGMSVASASMTKSFDQQIDRTLGADFVVQNSNFIPFSKEITQKVRDTEGAGLVVRQRFTPVKVAMPDGKSVETTAAGYDKRLDDVARITYVAGGSAQALAPGNIAMERDFADKHEVRVGEKLPVEFPGGRRTELTVGALTNQEGAEGFGVEGGFFFGIGTVEEYVPGGQDSAVYVNAAPGTEPDALRDRLEKSLDPYPQVQVRDQADYKELIREQIAVMLYLVYALLGLAIIIAVLGVVNTLALSVVERTREIGLLRAIGLARRQLRRMIRLESVVIAVFGALLGLALGLVWGVCAQQVLALQDMKAFAIPWSTVIAVVLGSVVVGLAAALLPALRASRMNVLAAIAHE; this is encoded by the coding sequence ATGCTGAAGGCGACACTCCGCAGTTTTCTCGCGCACAAGGGCAGGCTGCTGCTCTCCGCGCTCGCCGTGATCCTCTCGGTGGCGTTCGTCGCGGGCAGCCTGATCTTCTCGGACACGGTGGCCCGCACCTTCGACCGGCTCTTCGCCTCGACGTCGGCCGATGTGACCGTCGAGCCGAAGGAGGACCTCGACGAGGCGATCCCGTCGGGGCAGACGCCGACAATCCCGGCGAGCCTCGCCGACCGCGTGTCGAAGGTCGACGGGGTGGCAAGGACCCGTATCGACGCGGCCGTCGACAACATCACCGTCGTCGACAGCGAGAACGACTCGGTGGGACCGACCACCGGCGCGCCCACCATCGCCACGAACTGGCTGGTCACCGACCGCAGCCCGGTCGAGCTGACATCGGGGCACGCGCCGCGCGGCAAGGACCAGGCGCTGCTCGACGCGGACACCGCCGACAAGAAGGACGTGGAGATCGGCGACACCCTCACGGTGCTCGCCGGTCCCGGCTCCTTCAAGGTCGAGGTCGTCGGCATCGTCACGTTCACCACCACCAACCCCGGCGCGGCCCTGGTCTACCTCGACACCCCGACCGCCCAGCGTGAACTCCTGGGCGACAAGGACGCGGCGACGGGCATCTCGGTGGACGCCGCGGCGGGCGTGAGCGACACCGTCCTCAAGCGCCGTGTCGCGGCCGAGCTCGGCTCCGGCTACGACCTGAAGACCGCCGACGAACAGGCCGATTCGGCCGCGTCCGAGCTCGGCGGATTCCTCGACGTCATCAAGTACGTGATGCTCGGCTTCGCCGGGATCGCCGTCCTGGTCGGCATCTTCCTGATCGTCAACACCTTCTCGATGCTCATCGCGCAGCGCACCCGCGAACTGGGCCTGCTGCGGGCCCTCGGCGCCGACCGCCGGCAGGTCCGCCGCTCCGTCCTGACCGAGGCGGTGCTGCTCGGCGTGGTCGGCTCGACGGTGGGGCTCGCGGTGGGGATCGGTCTCGCGGCCGGTCTCATCGAGCTGATGGGCCTGCTCGGGATGAACCTGAAGTCCACCGAGATGGTCATCGGGTGGGCGACTCCCGTGGCTTCGTACGTCGTCGGGGTGGGCGTCACGTTCGTCGCGGCGTATCTCCCGGCGCGGCGCGCGGCGCAGGTCTCGCCGATGGCCGCACTGGCCGACGCCGAGATCGCGGGCGTGGGGCGGCCGTTGAAGGTGCGCGCGCTGATCGGCTCGCTGGTCGCGCTGGCCGGGGCCGCCGCCCTGGTGGGCTGCGCGACGTCCGAGAAGACCTCGTCGGCTGCGTCCCTGCTTGGGCTCGGCCTGGTTCTGACGCTCATCGCCACCGTCATCGCGGGACCGCTTCTGGTGCGCCCGGTGATCCGGGTCCTGGGCGGCGCGTTCCCCGCCGTGTTCGGTTCCATCGGGCGGATGAGCCAGCGCAACGCGCTGCGCAATCCGCGCCGCACCGGGGCCACGGCGGCCGCGCTGATGGTGGGGCTCGCCCTGGTGACCGGCATGTCGGTGGCGAGCGCGTCCATGACCAAGTCCTTCGACCAGCAGATCGACCGGACCCTCGGCGCCGACTTCGTCGTACAGAACAGCAATTTCATCCCGTTCTCGAAAGAGATCACCCAGAAGGTGCGGGACACCGAGGGCGCCGGGCTCGTCGTGCGGCAGCGGTTCACTCCGGTGAAGGTGGCGATGCCGGACGGGAAGAGCGTGGAGACGACTGCCGCGGGCTACGACAAGCGGCTCGACGACGTCGCCCGCATCACGTATGTGGCGGGCGGGTCCGCCCAGGCGCTCGCGCCCGGAAACATCGCCATGGAGCGGGACTTCGCGGACAAGCACGAGGTCCGCGTGGGAGAGAAGCTGCCGGTGGAGTTCCCCGGCGGGCGCAGGACCGAACTGACCGTGGGCGCGCTCACCAACCAGGAGGGCGCCGAGGGCTTCGGTGTGGAGGGCGGGTTCTTCTTCGGCATCGGCACGGTCGAGGAGTACGTACCGGGCGGCCAGGACTCCGCGGTGTACGTGAACGCGGCCCCGGGCACGGAACCCGATGCGCTGCGCGACCGCCTGGAGAAGTCACTCGACCCGTATCCGCAGGTGCAGGTCCGTGACCAGGCCGACTACAAGGAGCTGATCCGCGAGCAGATCGCCGTGATGCTCTATCTCGTGTACGCGCTCCTGGGCCTCGCGATCATCATCGCGGTGCTCGGCGTCGTCAACACCCTTGCCCTGTCGGTCGTCGAGCGCACCCGTGAGATCGGCCTGCTGCGGGCCATCGGGCTCGCGCGGCGGCAGCTGCGCCGGATGATCCGCCTGGAGTCGGTGGTGATCGCCGTGTTCGGCGCGCTGCTCGGGCTCGCGCTCGGTCTGGTGTGGGGCGTCTGCGCGCAACAGGTGCTCGCCCTGCAGGACATGAAGGCGTTCGCGATCCCCTGGTCGACGGTGATCGCGGTGGTCCTTGGATCGGTGGTCGTCGGGCTCGCGGCGGCGCTGCTCCCCGCGCTGCGTGCATCGCGCATGAATGTGCTGGCGGCCATCGCGCATGAGTGA
- a CDS encoding ABC transporter ATP-binding protein yields MSTPASAPATDRSEPAGVAARARGLTKAYGSGETTVLALDSVDVDIARGRFTAVMGPSGSGKSTLMHLLAGLDTVSAGQVWLGDTEITGLKERELTQLRRDRIGFMFQSFNLIPTLNALENITLPMDIAGQRPDREWLEHVIDTLGLRDRLKHRPAQLSGGQQQRVACARALASRPELIFADEPTGNLDSRAGLEVLGFLREAVDKLEQTVVMVTHDPGAAAHADLVLFLADGRIVDEMPRPTAESVLERLKRFDVIHAQPRDGADSTTDES; encoded by the coding sequence TTGTCCACACCTGCTTCGGCACCGGCCACGGACCGCTCGGAGCCCGCCGGGGTGGCGGCACGCGCGCGTGGCCTGACCAAGGCGTACGGATCCGGCGAGACGACGGTGCTCGCCCTCGACTCGGTCGACGTGGACATCGCACGCGGGCGGTTCACGGCGGTCATGGGCCCGTCCGGATCGGGGAAGTCCACGCTGATGCACCTCCTGGCCGGGCTCGACACCGTTTCGGCGGGCCAGGTGTGGCTCGGCGACACCGAGATCACGGGGCTCAAGGAGCGGGAGCTGACGCAGCTGCGGCGGGACCGCATCGGGTTCATGTTCCAGTCCTTCAACCTCATCCCCACTCTCAACGCCCTGGAGAACATCACGCTGCCGATGGACATCGCGGGACAGCGCCCCGACCGCGAATGGCTGGAGCACGTCATCGACACGCTGGGCCTGCGCGACCGTCTCAAGCACCGGCCCGCCCAGCTGTCCGGCGGGCAGCAGCAGCGCGTGGCGTGCGCGCGGGCGCTCGCATCCCGCCCGGAGCTGATCTTCGCCGACGAGCCGACCGGGAACCTCGACTCGCGCGCGGGCCTCGAAGTGCTCGGCTTCCTGCGCGAAGCGGTCGACAAGCTGGAGCAGACGGTCGTCATGGTCACCCACGACCCGGGCGCGGCCGCCCACGCCGACCTGGTGCTCTTCCTCGCGGACGGCCGGATCGTCGACGAGATGCCGCGCCCGACGGCGGAGTCGGTCCTGGAGCGCCTGAAACGGTTCGACGTGATCCACGCACAGCCCCGTGACGGCGCGGACAGCACGACCGACGAGAGCTGA
- a CDS encoding antitoxin — MAKTQLNVRVDEGTARAARERALARGMSVNRYIEELVKQDAGEVGHTFVEAAADFMKQYESVFVEEFGPEREGRR, encoded by the coding sequence ATGGCGAAGACTCAGCTGAACGTACGGGTGGACGAGGGCACCGCCCGGGCCGCGAGAGAGCGCGCGCTGGCCCGCGGGATGAGCGTCAACCGGTACATCGAGGAACTGGTCAAGCAGGACGCGGGCGAAGTGGGACACACCTTCGTCGAGGCGGCCGCAGACTTCATGAAGCAGTACGAATCCGTGTTCGTCGAAGAGTTCGGTCCCGAGCGCGAGGGTCGACGTTAA
- a CDS encoding NAD(P)-binding domain-containing protein, giving the protein MTAPINHEPATTLPTVVIGAGPIGLAAAAHLVGRGIEPLVLEAGREAGSAVREWSHVRLFSTWAEVVDPAAEKLLAPTGWVRPDGATYPTGGDWAERYLRPLADVLGDRVRFGATVTGVSRQGRDRVVDADRDRQPFTVHVQNADGSEQRIVARAVVDASGTWSTPGPIGGDGLPALGERAAAARISYRVPDLNDPSVRARYAGRRTAVIGSGASAFTALAYLADLTKEAPGTHATWILRRGISGSTFGGGEADQLPARGALGLAAKAAVDEGHADAVTGFRTDAVERSGDRLVLVAEDGRRLDPVDEVIVLTGFRPDLSFLNELRLGLDERLQAPVELAPLIDPNVHSCGTVYPHGVGELSHPEQDVYLVGMKSYGRAPTFLAMTGYEQVRSIAASLAGDQEAAERVELTLPETGVCGGAGLFDEPEATPSEGGGCCAAPSTLQIGTGAPAATSGGC; this is encoded by the coding sequence GTGACTGCGCCGATCAACCACGAGCCCGCCACCACCCTGCCCACCGTGGTGATCGGGGCAGGCCCCATCGGCCTGGCCGCCGCCGCGCACCTCGTCGGGCGGGGCATCGAGCCGCTGGTCCTGGAGGCGGGACGGGAAGCCGGCAGCGCCGTGCGCGAGTGGTCGCACGTACGCCTCTTCTCCACCTGGGCCGAGGTCGTCGACCCCGCGGCCGAGAAGCTCCTGGCCCCCACGGGCTGGGTGCGGCCGGACGGTGCCACCTATCCCACCGGCGGCGACTGGGCGGAGAGGTACCTGCGGCCGCTGGCCGACGTCCTGGGTGACCGGGTGCGCTTCGGTGCGACGGTGACCGGCGTGTCCCGCCAGGGCCGCGACCGCGTCGTCGACGCCGACCGCGACCGGCAGCCCTTCACCGTGCACGTCCAGAACGCCGACGGCAGTGAGCAGCGGATCGTCGCCCGCGCCGTCGTCGACGCCTCCGGCACCTGGTCGACGCCCGGCCCGATCGGCGGCGACGGCCTGCCCGCCCTCGGCGAGCGCGCCGCGGCCGCGCGCATCTCGTACCGCGTGCCCGACCTCAACGACCCGTCCGTACGCGCCCGTTACGCGGGCAGGCGCACCGCCGTCATCGGCTCCGGCGCCTCCGCGTTCACCGCGCTCGCCTACCTGGCCGACCTCACCAAGGAAGCCCCGGGCACCCACGCCACGTGGATCCTGCGGCGCGGCATCAGCGGCTCGACCTTCGGCGGCGGCGAGGCGGACCAACTGCCCGCCCGCGGCGCCCTGGGCCTCGCGGCCAAGGCCGCGGTCGACGAAGGGCACGCCGATGCCGTCACCGGATTCCGCACCGATGCCGTCGAGCGGAGCGGCGATCGCCTTGTGCTCGTGGCCGAGGACGGGCGCCGTCTCGACCCGGTCGACGAGGTCATCGTCCTGACCGGCTTCCGCCCCGACCTGTCCTTCCTGAACGAGCTGCGCCTCGGCCTCGACGAGCGCCTGCAGGCCCCGGTCGAACTGGCCCCGCTCATCGACCCCAACGTCCACTCCTGCGGCACCGTCTACCCGCACGGCGTGGGCGAGCTCTCCCACCCGGAGCAGGATGTCTACCTGGTCGGCATGAAGTCCTACGGCCGCGCCCCGACCTTCCTCGCCATGACCGGCTACGAGCAGGTCCGCTCCATCGCCGCATCCCTCGCCGGAGACCAAGAGGCCGCCGAGCGCGTGGAGTTGACCCTGCCGGAGACCGGGGTCTGCGGCGGCGCCGGCCTCTTCGACGAACCGGAAGCCACACCTTCCGAAGGAGGCGGCTGCTGCGCGGCACCGTCCACCCTGCAGATCGGCACTGGCGCCCCGGCCGCCACATCGGGCGGCTGCTGA
- a CDS encoding LLM class F420-dependent oxidoreductase, protein MVRPFRFGVNMVTPATGDEWRKKCRKAEQLGYDVILVPDHLGAPAPFPSVVAAAEATERPRVGTFVLNAGFWNPALLAREVATTDALTGGRLELGLGTGYVQAEHDIAGLPYGSPGERVSHLRRTVEELDRLFASDEHQPQPVQRPRPPVVIGGNGDRMLKLTAQHADIAAFTGARPVPGDTAGKMSHLTADELQERVAVYRRFAAGRAEPAELNFLAQMVAVTPDPRAAVRPLLEHVPHLTEDEALDLPHLLVGSVRDIADQVRAQRERFGFSYLTILEPYFEAFGPVIEELRGE, encoded by the coding sequence ATGGTTCGCCCGTTCCGTTTCGGCGTCAACATGGTCACGCCCGCCACCGGCGACGAGTGGCGCAAGAAGTGCCGCAAGGCGGAGCAACTCGGTTACGACGTCATCCTGGTCCCCGACCACCTGGGCGCGCCCGCCCCGTTCCCCTCGGTCGTCGCCGCGGCGGAGGCCACCGAGCGGCCGCGCGTCGGCACGTTCGTCCTGAACGCGGGTTTCTGGAACCCGGCGCTGCTCGCCCGTGAGGTGGCGACCACTGACGCGCTCACCGGCGGCCGCCTCGAACTGGGCCTCGGCACCGGCTATGTACAGGCGGAACACGACATCGCAGGTCTTCCCTATGGCTCGCCGGGTGAGCGGGTGTCCCATCTGCGGCGTACCGTCGAGGAGTTGGACCGGCTCTTCGCCTCCGACGAGCATCAGCCGCAGCCCGTGCAGCGGCCCCGCCCGCCGGTGGTGATCGGCGGCAACGGCGACCGCATGCTGAAGCTGACCGCGCAGCACGCCGACATAGCCGCGTTCACCGGGGCGCGGCCGGTGCCCGGTGACACCGCGGGCAAGATGAGTCACCTCACAGCCGACGAACTTCAGGAGCGGGTCGCCGTCTATCGGCGGTTCGCGGCGGGGCGTGCCGAGCCCGCCGAGCTGAACTTCCTCGCGCAGATGGTCGCGGTGACCCCTGACCCGCGCGCGGCGGTCAGGCCCCTCCTGGAACACGTCCCGCACCTCACCGAGGACGAGGCGCTCGACCTGCCGCACCTCCTGGTCGGTTCCGTGCGGGACATCGCCGATCAGGTGCGTGCGCAGCGGGAGCGTTTCGGCTTCTCGTATCTGACGATTCTCGAGCCGTACTTCGAGGCGTTCGGCCCGGTCATCGAGGAGCTGCGCGGTGAGTGA